A single genomic interval of Helianthus annuus cultivar XRQ/B chromosome 6, HanXRQr2.0-SUNRISE, whole genome shotgun sequence harbors:
- the LOC110865402 gene encoding mediator of RNA polymerase II transcription subunit 15a isoform X2: protein MMNTDSSEPAFDWDFDLDSIDFESLFEDQLADALTNSSEDATTINPNNPSQPSTPSIIASTNLGGESSNAVTGSSGNLISGGGRQQETYINLNFPDPVGFTTDGQFRSATAHHHYILRQIKVLKDRYHNELLKMNYKAAEMRTWATNMDESNYYESVITDLGRIMTFLNITRADLLPNNEQMIYNIMNTIVNYVSYHMYNHGFYSLHREPAHQPLKGPQVQPLGAMRLQNNPSPNPTHRVTNLEVDMWNFNHNFPLERPRPQPSQSRMPSLATITSFQIVPHPSVPSTRQQIHLGPMTSSVIGSSYPISVFSNTTSTNFPSGPLIHQPPVANQNFNFEKMKAPMHKTDELTGSKVRHEMSPLGLGLGNQCTSTQCSLPHSTASSPFLLSSNTSAPSKTPMDPPSQEPETSKDQAFHLTEVVKPSTALISSLTDISSIEKVTDIIPHCVPPNLVSTHIQDATNVKYDHEPVKKRKRKSSVPLAYSDQFVSQGRDKCSTESSTNKMKKIENPAILEEIKEVNSKLLETSMEIDPSEDGNNILGAHEGTIVKCLFRNVCSLLGPQKGASSEKMPEFVILLLVPDNYPASSPKMIKSSLDVLNNEPWGTLYDEMLIKFNVSLCGITGIHSLGDMARNWDASARAVVNSFLQKKGGKSFSEKYGSWDNFLKFFHH from the exons TGAGGACGCTACAACCATAAATCCAAATAATCCTAGTCAGCCCTCCACGCCATCTATAATTGCCAGTACAAATTTGGGAGGGGAGTCTTCAAATGCG GTGACAGGAAGCTCAGGTAACTTGATATCAGGAGGAGGGCGACAACAAGAGACTTATATTAATCTCAACTTCCCAG ATCCAGTGGGGTTCACCACCGATGGACAATTTCGTTCAGCCACTGCACATCATCATTACATCTTAAGACAG ATCAAAGTATTGAAGGATAGATACCACAACGAACTATTGAAAATGAACTACAAAGCCGCGGAGATGCGCACTTGG GCAACAAATATGGATGAATCAAATTACTACGAAAGCGTCATAACTGATCTGGGAAGGATTATGACATTTTTGAATATCACCAGAGCGGATTTGCTTCCCAATAATGAACAGATGATCTATAATATCATGAATACGATTGTTAACTATGTGAGCTACCACATGTACAACCATGGTTTTTATTCTCTGCACCGTGAACCTGCCCATCAGCCACTTAAAGGACCACAGGTGCAGCCCCTTGGAGCCATGAGGTTGCAAAACAATCCATCCCCAAATCCAACTCATAGGGTTACAAATCTAGAAGTCGACATGTGGAATTTTAATCATAATTTTCCTTTGGAAAGACCACGCCCGCAACCATCACAATCAAGAATGCCAAGTTTAGCAACCATTACATCTTTCCAAATAGTTCCACATCCAAGTGTTCCAAGCACAAGACAACAGATACATTTGGGACCAATGACTAGTAGTGTTATCGGGTCCAGTTATCCAATCAGTGTGTTTTCAAACACAACTTCTACTAATTTTCCATCTGGACCACTTATCCACCAACCACCTGTGGCGAATCAGAATTTCAACTTTGAAAAAATGAAAGCACCAATGCACAAAACGGATGAGCTTACTGGATCAAAAGTGCGCCATGAGATGTCTCCTTTGGGTTTAGGATTAGGGAACCAGTGTACATCCACTCAGTGTTCTCTTCCACACTCAACAGCTAGTTCTCCTTTTTTACTTTCTTCTAATACATCAGCTCCATCTAAAACACCCATGGATCCACCTTCACAAGAACCAGAAACCTCAAAAGATCAGGCTTTTCATTTGACCGAAGTG GTGAAACCATCAACTGCACTGATTTCTTCCTTGACTGACATTAGCTCAATTGAAAAGGTGACTGATATCATACCACATTGTGTACCTCCAAATCTAGTTAGTACCCATATACAAGATGCAACGAACGTTAAGTATGATCATGAGCCAGTAAAAAAAAGGAAACGCAAGTCAAGTGTCCCATTAGCGTATAGTGATCAGTTTGTTTCTCAAGGAAGGGATAAATGCTCAACAGAATCATCAACGAACAAGATGAAGAAGATTGAG AATCCTGCAATATTGGAGGAGATCAAAGAGGTTAACAGCAAGCTACTTGAGACATCGATGGAGATAGACCCTTCTGAAGATGGTAATAACATACTTGGAGCTCATGAAGGGACCATAGTGAAGTGCTTGTTCAGGAATGTTTGTTCCCTACTCGGTCCACAGAAAGGTGCTTCATCTGAAAAG ATGCCGGAGTTTGTCATACTGCTTCTTGTTCCGGATAATTATCCAGCATCTTCACCTAAAATGATTAAATCGAGCCTTGATGTATTGAA CAATGAACCTTGGGGGACGCTGTATGACGAAATGCTGATTAAGTTTAATGTTTCACTTTGCGGGATTACTGGGATACATTCTCTTGGAGATATGGCAAGAAATTGGGATGCTAGTGCTCGAGCTGTAGTTAATAGTTTCCTACAGAAAAAAGGTGGAAAAAGTTTCAGTGAAAAGTATGGAAGCTGGGACAACTTTCTGAAGTTCTTCCACCACTAA
- the LOC110865402 gene encoding mediator of RNA polymerase II transcription subunit 15a isoform X1, with translation MMNTDSSEPAFDWDFDLDSIDFESLFEDQLADALTNSSEDATTINPNNPSQPSTPSIIASTNLGGESSNALQQVTGSSGNLISGGGRQQETYINLNFPDPVGFTTDGQFRSATAHHHYILRQIKVLKDRYHNELLKMNYKAAEMRTWATNMDESNYYESVITDLGRIMTFLNITRADLLPNNEQMIYNIMNTIVNYVSYHMYNHGFYSLHREPAHQPLKGPQVQPLGAMRLQNNPSPNPTHRVTNLEVDMWNFNHNFPLERPRPQPSQSRMPSLATITSFQIVPHPSVPSTRQQIHLGPMTSSVIGSSYPISVFSNTTSTNFPSGPLIHQPPVANQNFNFEKMKAPMHKTDELTGSKVRHEMSPLGLGLGNQCTSTQCSLPHSTASSPFLLSSNTSAPSKTPMDPPSQEPETSKDQAFHLTEVVKPSTALISSLTDISSIEKVTDIIPHCVPPNLVSTHIQDATNVKYDHEPVKKRKRKSSVPLAYSDQFVSQGRDKCSTESSTNKMKKIENPAILEEIKEVNSKLLETSMEIDPSEDGNNILGAHEGTIVKCLFRNVCSLLGPQKGASSEKMPEFVILLLVPDNYPASSPKMIKSSLDVLNNEPWGTLYDEMLIKFNVSLCGITGIHSLGDMARNWDASARAVVNSFLQKKGGKSFSEKYGSWDNFLKFFHH, from the exons TGAGGACGCTACAACCATAAATCCAAATAATCCTAGTCAGCCCTCCACGCCATCTATAATTGCCAGTACAAATTTGGGAGGGGAGTCTTCAAATGCG TTACAACAGGTGACAGGAAGCTCAGGTAACTTGATATCAGGAGGAGGGCGACAACAAGAGACTTATATTAATCTCAACTTCCCAG ATCCAGTGGGGTTCACCACCGATGGACAATTTCGTTCAGCCACTGCACATCATCATTACATCTTAAGACAG ATCAAAGTATTGAAGGATAGATACCACAACGAACTATTGAAAATGAACTACAAAGCCGCGGAGATGCGCACTTGG GCAACAAATATGGATGAATCAAATTACTACGAAAGCGTCATAACTGATCTGGGAAGGATTATGACATTTTTGAATATCACCAGAGCGGATTTGCTTCCCAATAATGAACAGATGATCTATAATATCATGAATACGATTGTTAACTATGTGAGCTACCACATGTACAACCATGGTTTTTATTCTCTGCACCGTGAACCTGCCCATCAGCCACTTAAAGGACCACAGGTGCAGCCCCTTGGAGCCATGAGGTTGCAAAACAATCCATCCCCAAATCCAACTCATAGGGTTACAAATCTAGAAGTCGACATGTGGAATTTTAATCATAATTTTCCTTTGGAAAGACCACGCCCGCAACCATCACAATCAAGAATGCCAAGTTTAGCAACCATTACATCTTTCCAAATAGTTCCACATCCAAGTGTTCCAAGCACAAGACAACAGATACATTTGGGACCAATGACTAGTAGTGTTATCGGGTCCAGTTATCCAATCAGTGTGTTTTCAAACACAACTTCTACTAATTTTCCATCTGGACCACTTATCCACCAACCACCTGTGGCGAATCAGAATTTCAACTTTGAAAAAATGAAAGCACCAATGCACAAAACGGATGAGCTTACTGGATCAAAAGTGCGCCATGAGATGTCTCCTTTGGGTTTAGGATTAGGGAACCAGTGTACATCCACTCAGTGTTCTCTTCCACACTCAACAGCTAGTTCTCCTTTTTTACTTTCTTCTAATACATCAGCTCCATCTAAAACACCCATGGATCCACCTTCACAAGAACCAGAAACCTCAAAAGATCAGGCTTTTCATTTGACCGAAGTG GTGAAACCATCAACTGCACTGATTTCTTCCTTGACTGACATTAGCTCAATTGAAAAGGTGACTGATATCATACCACATTGTGTACCTCCAAATCTAGTTAGTACCCATATACAAGATGCAACGAACGTTAAGTATGATCATGAGCCAGTAAAAAAAAGGAAACGCAAGTCAAGTGTCCCATTAGCGTATAGTGATCAGTTTGTTTCTCAAGGAAGGGATAAATGCTCAACAGAATCATCAACGAACAAGATGAAGAAGATTGAG AATCCTGCAATATTGGAGGAGATCAAAGAGGTTAACAGCAAGCTACTTGAGACATCGATGGAGATAGACCCTTCTGAAGATGGTAATAACATACTTGGAGCTCATGAAGGGACCATAGTGAAGTGCTTGTTCAGGAATGTTTGTTCCCTACTCGGTCCACAGAAAGGTGCTTCATCTGAAAAG ATGCCGGAGTTTGTCATACTGCTTCTTGTTCCGGATAATTATCCAGCATCTTCACCTAAAATGATTAAATCGAGCCTTGATGTATTGAA CAATGAACCTTGGGGGACGCTGTATGACGAAATGCTGATTAAGTTTAATGTTTCACTTTGCGGGATTACTGGGATACATTCTCTTGGAGATATGGCAAGAAATTGGGATGCTAGTGCTCGAGCTGTAGTTAATAGTTTCCTACAGAAAAAAGGTGGAAAAAGTTTCAGTGAAAAGTATGGAAGCTGGGACAACTTTCTGAAGTTCTTCCACCACTAA